In the Oryza glaberrima chromosome 6, OglaRS2, whole genome shotgun sequence genome, one interval contains:
- the LOC127777687 gene encoding 1,4-alpha-glucan-branching enzyme 3, chloroplastic/amyloplastic isoform X2 encodes MDSCALFLSTPRPPPPLVPAHRRLPLASRSGLRRREGCPCSCASSSSSSGRAGSQDRPPRPWQQKQRTQRPGRGEAIDPVGFLAKHGISDRAFAQFLRDRYKALKDRRWELHSRLIDLKEASSGFELMGMHRHRQHRVDFMEWAPGARYCSVVGDFNQWSTTENCAREGHLGHDDFGYWTIILEDKLREGQEPDEYYFQEYNYTDDYDKGDNGVDVEELIHRMNEEYWEPGEIKSQKSRLEVVAKLYEQMFGPNGPQTEEELGDIPDPETRYNEWKALQKDDSASSLPCYDIIDNGQEFDIFNVATDRVSFEKFQGKSPPLAYWVEMRKGRKAWLEKYVPAISHKDKYRVYFNTPDGGLERIPAWATYVLPDAEGKQSYAVHWDPPPEEIYKWRFERPKVKGSLRIYECHVGISGSEQKISSFQEFTSNVLPHIKDAGYNAIQLIGIVEHKDYSSVGYKVTNYFSVSSRFGSPDDFKKLVDEAHGLGLVVLLDIVHSYASADELVGLSLFDGSNDCYFHSGKRGHHKYWGTRMFKYDDIDVLHFLLSNLNWWVTEYRVDGFQFHSLPSMLYTHNGFSTFTGATEEYYNQYVDEDALIYLIIANEMLHELHPDIITIAEDATFYPGLCEPTTQGGLGFDYWVNLSIPEMWLWHLENVPEQEWSMNKIMRVLVNNNSNMLSYVENHNQSISGRKSFAEIILYEGKCSNSSVDNDLIFRASSLLNIIKLITFTTSGGAYLNFIGNEFAHPKRIEFPMSSNDYSFRLANRQWELLDKGVHKHIFNFDKDIMSLDGKERLISGGSPIVHHCDDTSMLILNTDETNYGGRGELTRNQYMKRTSDNRVGGCRNSLELTLPSRSAQVYKLVRILRI; translated from the exons ATGGATTCTTGCGCTCTCTTCCTCTCTACCCCGagaccacctcctcctctcgtccccgcgcaccgccgccttcccctcGCGAGCCGCTcaggcctccgccgccgggaggGTTGCCCCTGCAGctgcgcctcctcctcttcctcctccggtcGTGCCGGTTCTCAGGACCGCCCGCCCAGGCCTTGGCAGCAGAAGCAGCGGACGCAGCGTCCCGGCCGCGGCGAGGCCATCGACCCAGTCGGCTTCCTCGCCAAGCACGGCATCTCCGACCGCGCATTCGCGCAGTTCCTCCGTGACCG GTACAAAGCTTTGAAAGACCGTCGATGGGAGCTGCACTCTCGTCTAATTGATCTGAAAGAGGCATCTTCTGG GTTTGAGTTAATGGGCATGCATCGACATCGGCAGCACCGTGTGGATTTCATGGAGTGGGCACCAG GTGCTCGTTATTGTTCTGTAGTGGGTGATTTTAATCAGTGGTCAACTACTGAAAATTGTGCACGCGAAGGTCATTTGGGACATGATGATTTTGGATATTGGACTATCATACTTGAAGATAAACTTAGGGAAGGGCAAGAACCAGATGAATATTATTTCCAAGAGTACAACTACACGGATGATTATGACAAAGGTGATAATGGTGTTGATGTGGAAGAATTGATCCACAGAATGAACGAAGAGTATTGGGAACCTGGAGAAATTAAGTCACAGAAGTCTCGGTTAGAGGTGGTTGCTAAGCTATATGAGCAAATGTTTGGTCCAAATGGTCCACAAACAGAGGAGGAACTAGGTGACATACCTGATCCTGAAACAAGATATAATGAGTGGAAAGCCTTGCAGAAGGATGATTCAGCAAGTTCGTTGCCTTGCTATGATATCATTGATAATGGGCAGGAGTTTGACATTTTCAATGTTGCAACCGATCGAGTGtcatttgaaaaatttcaaggAAAATCACCACCTCTTGCTTACTGGGTTGAAATGAGGAAAGGGCGAAAAGCTTGGTTGGAGAAATATGTTCCAGCAATTTCTCATAAAGACAAGTACCGTGTTTATTTTAACACTCCTGATGGTGGTTTGGAACGCATTCCTGCTTGGGCTACTTATGTTCTTCCAG ATGCTGAAGGGAAGCAGTCCTATGCAGTACACTGGGATCCTCCTCCAGAAGAAATTTATAAATGGAGATTTGAACGGCCGAAGGTCAAAGGTTCACTTAGGATATACGAATGTCATGTTGGAATAAGTGGATCGGAGCAAAAAATATCGTCATTTCAGGAGTTCACATCAAAT GTCCTCCCTCATATAAAAGATGCTGGCTATAATGCTATTCAATTGATTGGAATTGTGGAACACAAGGATTACTCTTCTGTTGGCTATAAG GTCACCAATTATTTTTCAGTCAGTAGCAGATTTGGCTCGCCAGATGACTTCAAAAAACTAGTGGATGAGGCACACG GCCTTGGATTAGTGGTGCTTCTTGATATTGTCCACTCCTATGCATCAgcagatgaattggttggcttaTCCCTCTTTGATGGTTCTAATGATTGTTACTTCCACAGCG GAAAACGAGGGCACCACAAATACTGGGGTACCAGAATGTTCAAATATGATGATATTGATGTTCTACACTTCTTATTGTCTAATTTAAATTG GTGGGTCACTGAATACCGTGTTGATGGATTCCAGTTTCACTCACTGCCTTCTATGTTATATACTCATAATGGCTTTTCTACTTTCACTGGTGCCACTGAAGA GTATTACAATCAATACGTCGACGAGGATGCGctgatatatttaattatagcaAATGAGATGTTGCATGAGCTTCATCCAGATATTATAACAATAGCTGAGGAT GCAACATTTTATCCTGGGCTATGTGAGCCAACCACTCAAGGCGGATTAGGATTTGATTACTGGGTCAATCTTTCAATTCCTGAAATGTGGTTGTGGCATCTTGAAAATGTTCCTGAGCAAGAATGGAGCATGAATAAG ATTATGAGAGTACTAGTAAACAACAACAGTAATATGCTATCTTACGTCGAAAATCACAACCAG TCAATATCAGGGCGGAAATCTTTTGCTGAAATAATTCTTTATGAAGGAAAGTGTTCAAATAGTTCTGTTGACAATGATTTGATTTTCAGGGCTTCCTCATTGCTCAAT ATAATCAAACTAATTACTTTTACAACAAGTGGTGGTGCATATCTCAACTTCATTGGAAATGAATTTGCACATCCAAAG AGAATTGAGTTTCCTATGTCAAGCAATGACTATTCCTTCCGCCTAGCTAATCGGCAATGGGAACTGCTGGACAAGGGTGTCCATAAACATATATTCAATTTTGACAAG GATATCATGAGCTTAGATGGCAAAGAGAGGCTAATTTCTGGGGGTTCACCCATTGTTCATCACTGTGATGACACTAGCATG
- the LOC127777687 gene encoding 1,4-alpha-glucan-branching enzyme 3, chloroplastic/amyloplastic isoform X3 translates to MDSCALFLSTPRPPPPLVPAHRRLPLASRSGLRRREGCPCSCASSSSSSGRAGSQDRPPRPWQQKQRTQRPGRGEAIDPVGFLAKHGISDRAFAQFLRDRYKALKDRRWELHSRLIDLKEASSGFELMGMHRHRQHRVDFMEWAPGARYCSVVGDFNQWSTTENCAREGHLGHDDFGYWTIILEDKLREGQEPDEYYFQEYNYTDDYDKGDNGVDVEELIHRMNEEYWEPGEIKSQKSRLEVVAKLYEQMFGPNGPQTEEELGDIPDPETRYNEWKALQKDDSASSLPCYDIIDNGQEFDIFNVATDRVSFEKFQGKSPPLAYWVEMRKGRKAWLEKYVPAISHKDKYRVYFNTPDGGLERIPAWATYVLPDAEGKQSYAVHWDPPPEEIYKWRFERPKVKGSLRIYECHVGISGSEQKISSFQEFTSNVLPHIKDAGYNAIQLIGIVEHKDYSSVGYKVTNYFSVSSRFGSPDDFKKLVDEAHGLGLVVLLDIVHSYASADELVGLSLFDGSNDCYFHSGKRGHHKYWGTRMFKYDDIDVLHFLLSNLNWWVTEYRVDGFQFHSLPSMLYTHNGFSTFTGATEEYYNQYVDEDALIYLIIANEMLHELHPDIITIAEDATFYPGLCEPTTQGGLGFDYWVNLSIPEMWLWHLENVPEQEWSMNKIMRVLVNNNSNMLSYVENHNQSISGRKSFAEIILYEGKCSNSSVDNDLIFRASSLLNIIKLITFTTSGGAYLNFIGNEFAHPKVRELSFLCQAMTIPSA, encoded by the exons ATGGATTCTTGCGCTCTCTTCCTCTCTACCCCGagaccacctcctcctctcgtccccgcgcaccgccgccttcccctcGCGAGCCGCTcaggcctccgccgccgggaggGTTGCCCCTGCAGctgcgcctcctcctcttcctcctccggtcGTGCCGGTTCTCAGGACCGCCCGCCCAGGCCTTGGCAGCAGAAGCAGCGGACGCAGCGTCCCGGCCGCGGCGAGGCCATCGACCCAGTCGGCTTCCTCGCCAAGCACGGCATCTCCGACCGCGCATTCGCGCAGTTCCTCCGTGACCG GTACAAAGCTTTGAAAGACCGTCGATGGGAGCTGCACTCTCGTCTAATTGATCTGAAAGAGGCATCTTCTGG GTTTGAGTTAATGGGCATGCATCGACATCGGCAGCACCGTGTGGATTTCATGGAGTGGGCACCAG GTGCTCGTTATTGTTCTGTAGTGGGTGATTTTAATCAGTGGTCAACTACTGAAAATTGTGCACGCGAAGGTCATTTGGGACATGATGATTTTGGATATTGGACTATCATACTTGAAGATAAACTTAGGGAAGGGCAAGAACCAGATGAATATTATTTCCAAGAGTACAACTACACGGATGATTATGACAAAGGTGATAATGGTGTTGATGTGGAAGAATTGATCCACAGAATGAACGAAGAGTATTGGGAACCTGGAGAAATTAAGTCACAGAAGTCTCGGTTAGAGGTGGTTGCTAAGCTATATGAGCAAATGTTTGGTCCAAATGGTCCACAAACAGAGGAGGAACTAGGTGACATACCTGATCCTGAAACAAGATATAATGAGTGGAAAGCCTTGCAGAAGGATGATTCAGCAAGTTCGTTGCCTTGCTATGATATCATTGATAATGGGCAGGAGTTTGACATTTTCAATGTTGCAACCGATCGAGTGtcatttgaaaaatttcaaggAAAATCACCACCTCTTGCTTACTGGGTTGAAATGAGGAAAGGGCGAAAAGCTTGGTTGGAGAAATATGTTCCAGCAATTTCTCATAAAGACAAGTACCGTGTTTATTTTAACACTCCTGATGGTGGTTTGGAACGCATTCCTGCTTGGGCTACTTATGTTCTTCCAG ATGCTGAAGGGAAGCAGTCCTATGCAGTACACTGGGATCCTCCTCCAGAAGAAATTTATAAATGGAGATTTGAACGGCCGAAGGTCAAAGGTTCACTTAGGATATACGAATGTCATGTTGGAATAAGTGGATCGGAGCAAAAAATATCGTCATTTCAGGAGTTCACATCAAAT GTCCTCCCTCATATAAAAGATGCTGGCTATAATGCTATTCAATTGATTGGAATTGTGGAACACAAGGATTACTCTTCTGTTGGCTATAAG GTCACCAATTATTTTTCAGTCAGTAGCAGATTTGGCTCGCCAGATGACTTCAAAAAACTAGTGGATGAGGCACACG GCCTTGGATTAGTGGTGCTTCTTGATATTGTCCACTCCTATGCATCAgcagatgaattggttggcttaTCCCTCTTTGATGGTTCTAATGATTGTTACTTCCACAGCG GAAAACGAGGGCACCACAAATACTGGGGTACCAGAATGTTCAAATATGATGATATTGATGTTCTACACTTCTTATTGTCTAATTTAAATTG GTGGGTCACTGAATACCGTGTTGATGGATTCCAGTTTCACTCACTGCCTTCTATGTTATATACTCATAATGGCTTTTCTACTTTCACTGGTGCCACTGAAGA GTATTACAATCAATACGTCGACGAGGATGCGctgatatatttaattatagcaAATGAGATGTTGCATGAGCTTCATCCAGATATTATAACAATAGCTGAGGAT GCAACATTTTATCCTGGGCTATGTGAGCCAACCACTCAAGGCGGATTAGGATTTGATTACTGGGTCAATCTTTCAATTCCTGAAATGTGGTTGTGGCATCTTGAAAATGTTCCTGAGCAAGAATGGAGCATGAATAAG ATTATGAGAGTACTAGTAAACAACAACAGTAATATGCTATCTTACGTCGAAAATCACAACCAG TCAATATCAGGGCGGAAATCTTTTGCTGAAATAATTCTTTATGAAGGAAAGTGTTCAAATAGTTCTGTTGACAATGATTTGATTTTCAGGGCTTCCTCATTGCTCAAT ATAATCAAACTAATTACTTTTACAACAAGTGGTGGTGCATATCTCAACTTCATTGGAAATGAATTTGCACATCCAAAGGTGAG AGAATTGAGTTTCCTATGTCAAGCAATGACTATTCCTTCCGCCTAG